The Arachis ipaensis cultivar K30076 chromosome B03, Araip1.1, whole genome shotgun sequence region AACTGTTCAGACCCAAATGACATCAATTGTAAGAAAGAAATCACGGGCGTTGGCATAGGCAGCTGAATTCATGTCAACTTTTGATAATAGATTTTCAATAAATCCAATCTGTGATAGGTGAACTTGCCCCTCTTTGCTTTGATGAACGTCTATTCTTAAGAAAAAAATGGAGTATACCAAGATTCTTTAAAGTAAACATGTATTTAATTTCTTCatcattaaattaatttttgtaaCATCATTCTCTGTAATTATTACATCATCCACATAATATAACATATAAATAACATATGTAGGGTCTTGTTTCATAAATAGAAAAATGTCAGATTTGGTGTTCtcaaaaccaaaaaataaaaaataaaaggtagAACATAATTTTAGAAGCCTTCTTGAGGCCATAACAACTTTTGTTCAGTTTGCACACAATAGATGAAGGTTGTTGAACAAAGCTCTCAAGTTGTATCATGTAAATGTCTTTTGTTATAAGTTGTATCAAGAATCACTCCAAGACTAGAAGTTAGGAGTGGGAAGTGAGTCAGCGCTTAGTAGATATTGCGGCTAACTGAAACCGCGTGCAGTGCTTCCAAATTCCAATGGGCTAGCGGCAGCACATGTCCATGTCCATATTTCATGGGCCCCACGCTGAGTAGGATTCTTTACTATCCAATTCAATGCCACGGGAGACGCAACATATCCAGGTACATTGTGGGACCTCCTCtatccctttcctttcttttttattttaatggtcATAAGATTCTAAAATTTTCAGACCTTCAAGTAAAATTGTACATGTGAAAACTTCTTTTCATGGATCTGTCACTCTTTGTATCATTAATATTATCATGTGTTTCGATATTATTAAATCAGGCAGGACAACTAGAACTAGGTACTAGCCTACTAGGTATAGATACaccttttaatattaatattaaaataaaaggaaaaataatgccaaaatttatatattatgctTATGTACATATGGATCACATAATTGAcagaaactaattaaactaaaaatGTAGCTACACGGAATAAGAGCTCAAGATTATCTTCAATATCATTGTTATTAATTGACACAAGTGAAATCCACACCGATCTCTGTTGCCTTTTTGTCCTCTAAACTGAACTTGAGGAATAAAAAAGAATTGCTATCGCCTAAAAGAGGGAGCTCAATTTTAACTAAAAAATTACAAGCCTCCCATCCAAACCCATCCCTCCcctaaaaaaaagaaaggaattaagGAATGGAGATTCCTTGCCTGCTCCATCTTCATTTTCTAATTGATATTTATTCAACCTATTATTGATGCAAAACTAGAACCAAATCTGAGAACTTGAGACCAAATTGGTCAACTCTAATTCATCTAAACCCTTAGGTGGCCTTAGACTACATCTTTCATTCCCATGCTTTGACAACGCACGCTTAAACTTGTTGATCTGCACACAAAATTATATTATTAGGACTCATAAcagtaaattaattaattaggacTTGAAATAATCTTACAGTTGCATTGGTGCAGCTGAATCCACAAAGCTGACCCTCTGCACCTCTGTAGAACCTAAAGAATGGCAAGACATGAATTTGCAGAGCCTGGCACATGGTTTTCAGCTTGTCGTAATTTACTTTCAGGAATATTGCATTCGGGTGCATTTCAGCAATTTGACAGATCTGAATCCAATCACGTAACACAATCTTCAAGACCCAATTAAAATTGATTGTTCATAGATATGGAGATATATACCTTGGGATGAAGGGCTCTGCAGCCACCACAAGCAGGTGAATAGAAGTCAACAACAACCAAAGCATCACCAGCGCTGAGCAGAGAATTGAGAAGCTCTTGTGCTGAATGGATCTCAATCATGTTGGGCTTCAGGTTCTTCTTCCACCACTGCATCGATCTGCTAATGCATATACTTGCTTCTGCCTGAAACAGCTTGCATTGTTACTCAGGAATAAATATATAATCCCacaaaaaagaaagcaatatacGTACATGAATTGAGGTTTTGGAACTGCATAAACCCTTTTCATCTTGGAGTTTTGTTGTGTTGATGATGATGGGTTGCCCCATGAATTCAGCACTCAACGCCCTTGATCTTGCTTTACCAGCTAGTCTCATTGAAGATGGACAAGGCTTGGCTTTTGAGCAAACCATGTTCTCAGGAACACACACTACAGCACTCTTCAAGTTCATGGAGGAAGCCATTAAGGAGCAAATATTAAGGAGCAAATATTCCTGTTTTATATGATGCTAAGGCTTGTGAAACCAAAAAGGCAAAAGGAGAAAAGCAACACCAGCACCCTTGTGTTGCTATTCAATGGATAATAAAAAGTGCAGAGCAGAATTTTAATCAGATAAAACAAACAGTGTTCTCTTCCTGTGAATGAGAGAGACGAAAAGAGAGTTAGTTCAAATAACAAACACACTGGatataatttaattcaataagGTGGTTCCTTTGATGCgctgtctttttcttttaaaaagcgAAACGAGTCAATCAGTCAATAAATAACCTTTATCCGTTTGAGAAAATTTACtactaaaaagaaaagaagaggatggTTATCCAAATCCACGTCAACTTTTTTTGCAGCATTATCTGCGTGGAATTGGAATTGGATTGCTTCTTGTTGAGTCACATGTGTGGCTCTCTATATGTCCTCTTAATAATAATGCTCTGCAAAATGGATAATTATTTTAACTTCATTGCCATCTTCAGCCTTTCAATTCACCTACTAAAACTAAAACTTTTTattacactttctattcttgtaCCTCAACTTTTACAACGGATAATTCATACAGCGAATAACTAATTTTAACCACTCACAACTCACCCAATAACTAATAAAATCTAGTTAAAACGATTACGGATTTGCACAGTTACATTTAAGATTTAATGTCTTATAATTCTCTCTAGtcgatttaaaattaaaaaattatagtaTCCATAAAAATTGTCAATatattcaaataaaatcaaaacagaactaaattaaaaatgaaaatttcGTATTTCATCTCCTCCTATATTCTTCTTTTTAACTAAGTAAAATTTTTATCTgttcaattatatttttatagtaaactaataAAGATTAGTTCTTAATATCAAATCatagtttaaaaaaaatatttattgctGAAACATGAATGTATTATATCTTGGATAATGCAAAAATATTGCAGGACTGCAGGAGACATGCATGTGTTATATAGGCAAGTGCATATATGTAAAATATTTCAATGAGAATACAAATGCAAAGATTTTTATGCAATGCAGAATATGatataataaaatatttgtaaGCACCTCAAAATCTCaaatttataaaaagaaaaaaatttacacTAGCCAATACCTTAAGAAATGTACTGAGATTTCTTGAAATTATGGTCGAATTTTTTCTGCAATAATTATTGTCAAATTTTAGGTCGGAATATGTCAAGATTTTTGTCAATAATACCTGTCGAATTGTGACTAAATTCCCACAGTGATTCATAAGATTTATGATTTTcactttttttagttttttagatctaAAATTTATTATATTGATACTCGAGATTCAATTCCAGGATCATATTGGTCTCTAAATTATTTTTCATGTTAAGTCAATGAACGAAATGTTGAGCTAGTTTTAACTTGCTACATTAGACACATAGTTAAATAGTATCTTTTGATTTTAGCTTTTATATAAGGCAAAAATGAGATTGTTTTaaagaatgaagaaaaatataatggTTTGTATATcatttaaattcttttttatttttgctttatttAAGTGCCAAAACAAAATGACACTATTTAGCTATGTCTCCAACATGGTAAATCTGAGTCAATTCAGCGATTCAATACTAAAAAGGATCCAAAAACTAATACGATGACCACAACTGAATTTCAAAAATCAGtatagataattttaaatttaaagaacTAAAAAGATAAAAGTTGTGAATACTAACATGTGGATTTAGTCGTGGAATGGTCTATTTTAATGCTAAAATAAAGCACAAAACTTATGTAATTGGCGTGAAATGTTATCGTTGAACAGTAAACCAACTAAATAAAATACACCGTTTTCCTTAAAGAGATGCATATTATCTTTCAAATTTGTGACCCTCTCCCcatcctctctcttctctccccTTCCAGCCAGGAGCCTCACTGACCGGCCAACACGGTCCTTGCCGCCGTCGTTGTGAAGCTTTATGGCCGCTATATGCCCACCCATGAATCAGGGGTGgagttagatttttttttttttttaaaaagggccaacataaaaaaataacttgATAAGAggccaaaaaataaaattaaagaggTTAAAACATTAAAATAGAGAACTTTACATATAAAATTATCAATTTGGGAGGCGGCATTTCTCCCTTTAGGCTGCACTAGGCTCCGCCACTGAGCCACCGCGCGTGTGTGAGATTCTTTTCCTATGTCTGGGCTATGGAGAGGTGAATTCATTAAGTTTACTAGGGGCAGGGGCAGAGGCAGAGAATACAAAGTGATGATTGATATTGAGATGCATACAGCACAGGGAGTGTGTGAAAAATATGTAACCGATTACATACACGATATGATTATGCAATTTGCAATATTCTTGAATAATTGGAAATTTAGGGAGAAGGCACATCCACTGTTAGATCATGATATTATACACTATATATACATATTCATCACTTCACTAGTTCCTCCTTCTTGCCTGCTTCTTCAAGCTCCTTCAACCCTCCAACCTTCTCTTCTATCTCTTCTATCAACTCCTCACGCCACAATGCTTCTCTCGCTTCTGCTTCCATAATCTCTTGCTGCATGCATTCATGTATATTCGTATAATGATGTAATATAATATCCATCACTGACTGCagctattaaattaaataaaagcttACCTTCTCATAAATCCAGTTTCCAGTACCATCTCCTCCATCTCCCCTGTACGTCTCCGAGTCGTAATATGGGTCCTAAACACCACAATTAATTCATTTAGTTTGTTTCAATGCTGCATATATCACAATTCACAACTTTGTTGAATGAAATTACTTAACCTTCATGGAACCAAAGAATAAGCATCCCCAAACGGTGAACATTATGTACCAAGAGTCTGCATGCATGCCACCACACAGGaaattaattcaaattcaaaagagCTCAAATTAAACCAGATATGATATAATATGAGACAGACTTACAAACATTCTTGATGGCGTCATCACTGAGATGCACAATGGATTTAGTGGTTAACATGTCTCTCTGCCCTTCCATTGTCTCCACTAGAACTGCCATCAATGGCCAATCCCCCAAACCATTCACTTTATGCAAACAACCTCTTTTCCTCTTACTCTCTTCAACCTTACCTTGCATATATATAATGTTACGTTTCAACTGAAACTGCTTTCATTTTAAAGAAACTACTACAACTTAATTACCTGCCATGATCGCCTGAAAAGGGTAGAGCTTGAATGCTGCTTAGGCTGCAAATTCAAAACAAACGCACCTTTACTGTCGAACTAAACTAGAAATACATCATGCTTGCATTTATATTATTCAATTGTTTCCGATCTTAATTATACCAATCTTGAGGAGGGGTTGGCTTCAAATCTCCTTGTTTGTAGACAGGATTTGAAAACGGTAGTGAAACCAATGATAGCTTCAGCCATGGTGTGAAGTGCTGagcacaaaacaaaaagaaaaagaacaaggtACTGCGTACTGGTATGGTACTTACACAAGTGAGGATAAAGTGGATAAGAGTCAAGTGAAGAACCACCCTACAAAAAGATGCATTAGTTTATAGTTTTTTGACCTTTTGAGTTGGTACCACTAACTAATGGACAAAAAGATGCAATAGTTTATAGTTTTTGTTGAAATgcgagaaaatgaaaaagaaaatgttatATACGCACCATCTTTATATAGTGATAAAAGAGTTAATACTCAACTTGGTCTCTGAGCTTGTATGCGAGTCTTAATTTAGTTTTTGAAGTTTTAATTACTTCTATTTAGTCTCTAAATTTTATAAACGTGCCTCACATTAGTCCTTGAGATGATTTTTAGTTCAAAAACGTTAATGGAGCGTTGAAATGGACAATCAAATACCATATTGAAATATGTAAAATGACGTAGTTTTGGTTTTAGTATTCAAATAGCACAAAATGATGTCACATCACTTGTTTTGTTAGATAAAGTTTCAATAAACACCATTTATGATGTTGTTTTTGGTTATTTGAGTGTCAAAACCAAAACGACATCATTTTACAGAATCTAGTGTGACATCCGCCTGTCCATGACAACGTTCTATTAATATCTATACATTGAAAATTGTTCAAAGGACTAACATGAGTCATGTTCGCAAAGTTTGGAAACTAAATAAAGtcaattaaaattttagggactaaattgaggcTTGTATGCAAATTTAGGGACCAAATTAAATATTATCTGAttgataaaaagtaaaaaaaagttgtcttttatgttataaaaatacaaaattatataaaaggaaaagaataataaaattatCAAAAGGAGCTATAACTCACGAGTTTGTTTGGATTGGCAGTAAAAAAAGGTGAATTTAGTTAGGCtcgtgtagttttttttttttttttttggaggggGCGGATTAATATTACCGTATGTGTGTTTTGGGAATAGTTATCTACTTATCTGGAACCCGGCCCGGTGAGTGAGTTGACATAGAGCTATAAAGAATATTGGGCGGAGTTGGAAGAGTTTTGAAGCAACTCGCAAGTGGCGATGGCAATGATAGATCTGGAGAAACACTTCGCCTTCTATGGAGCATACCACAGCAACCCCGTTAACATCTTCATTCACATGCTCTTCGTCTGGCCCATCCTATTCACCGCTCAAATACTCCTCTATTTCACTCCAtccctcttctccttctccttctccttcttccctCCCCCTCTCCTCCTCAACTACGGCTTCCTCTTCACCGCCATCTACGCCCTCTTCTACGCCTCCCTCGACCTCAAAGCTGGCTCTCTCGCCGCCCTCCTCACTTTCCTCTGCTGGTTCGCTTCCTCTTTCCTCGCCAACCACCTCGGATTCTCCCTCGCCTGGAAGGTAcacttcttcttcttattattattattatcttgtcAACGCTAATTGATTCAGTCTATTTTCAGATTGTGTTGGCTTCTCAGATATTCTGTTGGACTGGACAGTTTATTGGTCACGGCGTCTTTGAGGTAAATCATTTCATTACTAATCAGTAATCACCACTTTGATGCATCTCACTCATCTTATTCTATCTTCCTCTGTTAGAAACGTGCTCCAGCCCTCTTCGATAACCTTGTTCAAGCTTTCCTAATGGCCCCATTCTTTGTCCTCTTTGaggtaattaatatttaataccttcacatattcattcattatatatataatagtctGCTTGACAATTCAAACAAGGTCATTGCTCTTTTTCAGGCTCTCCAATTATCTGTCGGATATGAACCATACCCAGGGTTCCAAGCAAAGGTGAAGGCAAAGATTGAAGCCGAACGCAAGCAATGGCAAGACAAGAAACAAAAGAAACTTTCTTAGCTTCAATATCTGTGTCTGTGTTTGTGGTTGTTGTACATCATATTCCCTCTGCAAATAATGGATTTGTATTATACAGACATGCATTGAAAAACAAATTACTACACATGAATCTATCTATTTTACTCCTCAAAGTCCATGTTAATCAATCATAATGAAACTGTTAAATGTGTTTCAATCACATTTGCGTCAGAGACCCGTAGGTAGTACTAATATTTGTTGTTTGGTGGTAGATCGTGGCTTCCAGGACTTGACATTTGAAATAAAAAGTACCggtaaaaactaaaaacaattTAATAACTAATATTTCTTTTATAGATACAATATCTTTTAGATGTTATATTACTACATGTGTTTTAACTTGTTTTTCGAATAAATTTTCTAGGCCATCCAATTGAAAGGGACGCTAACCATGCTTGATAATTATGTTTGGTGGGTTAACAACCCGTGTGCCCCCTTATCACATGCGACAAGCTAAGCCAAAACCATAGGGTGTAGATCACTATTCACTAGGCAACTTTTGACGTTTTCATTGTGGATGCAGTCCATCTAACTCATTGTGTCTTTATTATTGGTTGGTATTTCCAAATCAGAGTTAAATGCAGGAAAAACATGCAACCATACaccactttctttttctttttctttttattttgtagtcATTATTAGCAAACCATAGAGCGATCACTCATTCACTGCCCACTCTACCAAATTCCAGTGCTTCATCTCATGTGCAGGTGCAGCATTGAATAGATGAAattgttatttttatatttttaaaagaaaaagtccaAACAAGATTTGGTCGCATTAGCATTTGCATTTGGATTTGGAATTGCCTGTAGGCGCCCTGGCCTATCCCTTTGCAGCGGATTTGGGCTAAAACTGACTAGTAGGTTTGCTCCTTACTAAGAAAACATGGGCTCAAAACTAAACCTTTCTTTCTGCCCAGAATACTAAAAGAAAATCTTTCTTACCTGAAAATAGCGagaaaggaaaaaacaaaaaatgagcCCATAAAAATAACTCATATGCTGACTCACCCTGTCAAATTGACATAAATATATTGGAATCATATATATTTACATATGAGCAATGTTAGGAGACCAATAATTTTTGTGATTGGTAGCTATCAAATAgctatcaataataatttaatggtgtgagatttcatctaatgactcacCTTTCTCTACTGGTTACATAtggccaaaattcaataaaattactgGCCCTAAACTTTTCTTTTACATATATCTTCTAAACAAAATAAGTCATGTTATTAGATATATTATCTCGTACTCAAAATTGGCAATATAAGTCAAATGGAATTTCTTATCTTTACTTGCGAGATAGAGCTAGACTCGTTTTTTTAGGAGGGaccataattaaataattaaataatatattttaaagaagacataattaatatattggaattataattgtaaaatttctattttttctaagaaaaatgataattttTGGGGGCACAGCCCCCTTTAAACTATATAAAGCTTCGTCTCTGTTTACTAGGCTTTGGTCATCAAATTTGAAATAAAATCTTAACCACAAATTCTCtgaaattatttttgttcttttctttaatttaattaacttttgggtctaattttattttaatgcCAAAAATTTAGTGAGTAACACTTGTCATGCAATGAAGACTAACACTTTTTTATTATCAGAAATGTTTGGTAACGAaagaaaatcaaccaaaaacaatcataacttaccttatttaacattcattaattgtcaaCCAATTAACTAAAAGAATTCAGTAGCGGAAACACACAAATATTGTGTATTGCAATTAACTTCTTCTGCGTTTTGACATTCTTTATTCACATTTTTTTTTAAGAGAACTTATGTGTTCGACTGGTTTACTTTCAACCCTAACCATAATGTAACTGATGAGACATATATAACATGTTACCTCATCAATCACATGAATTGTGTAGGTAAAACTTTTCAGCGGCAAAGCATATATGCTGCTTTATAACAAAATGTTTCTAAAAACAtgcttttaaattttttgtaaaattatttggCAATAGTTTCTATcaataatatatattttgataATGGTAAAAAATATGATTAGAGTGCTCtgaatataatataaaataagagaaattcttttttatggtaaaaaaaaaaagaaaaattctttACTCTGGACTTTTGAGATCAtaagaattttatttttctttatagttGAATTTTATTTGGTGTTGTCTAGTACGTATGGATaagtctttaattttttttccctcCGATTTCTTGGGCACTAAGATAGGGGATGATAGAAACCAAGTTGAAAAATGTAAGAGAGTAAGAAAGTGAGGAAAAGAGAGGAATGGGGATGTGAAAAATGCATGCAAATGTGGCAACGTATTAAGTTAGTAAAAAGAGCACTTGCATGCCCTCCAACCATATATGCTTGCCTAAAGAATCGCATTGATGGGGTCTACTCCTATTCGccaaagaaaaatcctaaaatgtAGAAATGAACGTGAACTACGTACGTCAACAAAATTGAGACTTTTGTGCAGGAGGTTGACCATTTCcaagaaaaacaaataaagaacCTGACCCCTCTATTATTATAAtatataagaagagaagaaacaCCCGCAAGGGAGACAGTACAGCAAAAGTGATGTTCGGAGAAACAGATCCGATGGACAAAGATAAAGAGATGGAGACGGTGGCCACTGCTAAAGTCCGACGCATGGACTCTTTCATCAACTTGGAAGCTGGACGTGTTACCATGAGTGAAACACATGGCTCTAAGGTATATCATTGTTATATAGTGTAGTGTAGTTTTTTcttacaataaataaataaacaatatgACATTATTAGGTTAGCTGGAAGACAACGTTAAGTTTGGCATTTCAAAGCGTAGGGATTGTTTATGGTGATATCGGCACATCTCCGCTTTATGTGTATTCGAGCATTTTTACCAGTGGAATAAAAAACAACGATGATATTCTTGGCGTCTTATCCCTCATCATCTATACCATTCTGCTGGCGAACGACAACGGCAATGGTAACTTCTCAACATCACATCTAAATATCTAATTCAATCCATTTCTATCTTTTGTTTTTGATGTCTCGCGTTATACATTTATTATTAACTCTTAACCTTGTTACTTTTGTTACTTGGATAATGGAGGACAAAGATCTCTTCTtgattttactaaattttttaattaatttacttaatttgttATATGAAACTCCTTGGTATTGCAATAATCATTTTAAGCGTGGCAAGTAATACTCTAAAATCATTATCTATGAAATGtagttaaaatatttttattttacttcatcATCTTATTCTCATGCGTTTGACGGGTAAATACACTAAACACACTTGTTAGTTTTATGTTGATGATGCTGCACATCATCATATATAAGAAACTTGTGTTGTGTAGGTGGAGCATTTGCATTGTATTCGCTGATATGCAGACACGTAGACGTGAGTTTGATTCCAAATCAACAACCAGAAGACAGAAAACTTTCTAACTACAAGCTGGAACTACCGTCTAGTCAGCTCAAACAATCCCAAACACTGAAGCAGATGCTTGAGAACAGTCAGTTTGCtcgttttcttcttttgcttgcaACCATTCTGGGAACTTCCATGGTCATAGGAGACGGCTTTCTTACTCCCTCAATGTCAGGTGTGTATATAGATCCatatactctctctctctctctctatatatatataaacatgttGTTCATTTTACATGCAGTCCTTTCTGCCGTAAGTGGGATCAGTAAATCACTCGGTCAAGGTACTTAAACCAATGACTTCATTTTCTTTTAATCTCAGTAGGTTTGGTTAAGTgttacataataaaaaaataatatatttttttttttgcatgtagtcttttttttttaaacgcaGATGCTACTGTGGGAATCGCTATAGGAatcttaattattttattttctttgcaaaGATTCGGTACAGATAAAATGGGATTCTCATTTGTACCAATTATTTTAGTGTGGTTTTTACTCATAGCGGGAATTGGTATCTATAATTTGTTCAAATATGATATCAGAGTGTTGCGTGctttcaatccaaaatatatagTTGATTACTTCAAACGCAACGGTAAGCAAGGATGGCTATCACTTGGTGGAGTCTTTCTATGCATAACAGGTCGGCATATAGCATATTTGCCTaaagcattttatttttattattaattggaAAATCAGTTTCGCTCCTAGTTTATTAATCTCCTTAATTAAGttgtattattttttaattctaattagTACTCATATAATCATAGGATCTGAAGCCATGTTTGCAGACTTGGGTCACTTTAATGTACGAGCAATTCAAGTGAGTAAATAAATGTAAACTTGTGTTGTGCATATATTTTTTCTATCTAATATTAaacttgcttttttttttgctttctgATTTGGCAGACTTTGCTAATATATTTACTTGGTCATACAGCAACGTTTATTATGTTATCTAATCACATTCTAATTTCTAAGAGTTATATAAGAAGTAAGCTTACcaaattattgttgttattgacgCAGATCAGCTTCACTTTGATTACATGTCCTGCAATATTGTGTGCATATACTGGGCAAGCTGCATTTCTTCGAAAGTTTCCTGAAAAAGTGGGTAATACTTTCTATGAAAGTCTACCAAGTAAGTTGAGCAATCGTAGGAAATTCAGTTACTGTAGTTATTATGATTAATCAGTAAAGTCCAATGTAACAATACATGCAGATCCCATATACTGGCCAACATTTGTGGTGGCTGTTGGTGCTGCTATCATAGCAAGCCAAGCAATGATTTCAGGAGCATTTTCCATCATATCGCAGGCCCTGAGTCTAGGTTGTTTCCCACGAGTTAAGGTTGTGCATACTTCCACTAAGCACGAGGGTCAGGTGTATATTCCTGAGATCAACTACATGTTCATGATTGGAAGCATTATTATGTGTGTTGCCTTCAAAACCACAGAAAAGATAAGTCAAGCATACGGGATTGCAGTTATTGGGGATATGCTTATCACAACGTGGCTGGTTTCATTAATAATGGTAGTTATATGGAAGAAGAGCATATGGCAAGCTACTATCTTCTTATTGGTATTCGGCTGCATAGAGGCTATTTATTTCTCATCTCAGATAACAAAGTTCATGGAGGGAGGCTATATTCCAATTGTGTCTTCTTTGTTTTTGACGATGATCATGGGAATCTGGCATTACGTGCATAAAGAGAGGTACATGTTCGAGCTTAGAAATAAAGTTCGCAGTGAATACATAGGAGAATTGGCCATGGATAGGGACATAAGAAGAGTTCCCGGGGTAGGGCTGCTCTATTCTGAGCTTGTGCAGGGGATTCCTCCGATATTCCCCCATCTCATAGCCTGTATGTCATCCATCCATTCAGTCATTGTCTTTGTTTCCATCAAGGTCATCCCTATCAGCCGAGTTTCTTTAGAGGAGAGGTTTCTATTTTGCCATTTGGAGCCCAGAGAATACCGAATGTTCCGTTGCGTGGTTAGATGCGGTTATAAAGATAAACTCGAGGATGCTCTTGTATTTGAATCACAGTTAATACAAAATCTCAAAGCCTTCATTCACCTAGATGAACCTGAGGTCAACTTTATCGACATGGCAATGCAAAGAGGTGTGATGTATATGCTTGGCGAAGCAGAGGTGGTGGCTCTACCAAATTCATCGTTCCTCAATAAGATAGTTGTCAACTATGCTTATACTTTCTTAAGAAAGAACTTCCGCCAAGGAAACCAATTGATGGCCATCCCGCGTAAGAGACTTCTCAAGATTGGAATGACATATGAAATATAACTCATCATCAACGATCCTTTCATTTCTCCCTTACTCTTGCTCTATTACATTTCTACATGATCAAATTTA contains the following coding sequences:
- the LOC107629488 gene encoding thioredoxin-like 1-2, chloroplastic, which codes for MASSMNLKSAVVCVPENMVCSKAKPCPSSMRLAGKARSRALSAEFMGQPIIINTTKLQDEKGLCSSKTSIHAEASICISRSMQWWKKNLKPNMIEIHSAQELLNSLLSAGDALVVVDFYSPACGGCRALHPKICQIAEMHPNAIFLKVNYDKLKTMCQALQIHVLPFFRFYRGAEGQLCGFSCTNATINKFKRALSKHGNERCSLRPPKGLDELELTNLVSSSQIWF
- the LOC107629490 gene encoding photosynthetic NDH subunit of subcomplex B 4, chloroplastic, with protein sequence MAEAIIGFTTVFKSCLQTRRFEANPSSRLPKQHSSSTLFRRSWQVEESKRKRGCLHKVNGLGDWPLMAVLVETMEGQRDMLTTKSIVHLSDDAIKNVYSWYIMFTVWGCLFFGSMKDPYYDSETYRGDGGDGTGNWIYEKQEIMEAEAREALWREELIEEIEEKVGGLKELEEAGKKEELVK
- the LOC107632445 gene encoding potassium transporter 5-like, encoding MDKDKEMETVATAKVRRMDSFINLEAGRVTMSETHGSKVSWKTTLSLAFQSVGIVYGDIGTSPLYVYSSIFTSGIKNNDDILGVLSLIIYTILLANDNGNGGAFALYSLICRHVDVSLIPNQQPEDRKLSNYKLELPSSQLKQSQTLKQMLENSQFARFLLLLATILGTSMVIGDGFLTPSMSVLSAVSGISKSLGQDATVGIAIGILIILFSLQRFGTDKMGFSFVPIILVWFLLIAGIGIYNLFKYDIRVLRAFNPKYIVDYFKRNGKQGWLSLGGVFLCITGSEAMFADLGHFNVRAIQISFTLITCPAILCAYTGQAAFLRKFPEKVGNTFYESLPNPIYWPTFVVAVGAAIIASQAMISGAFSIISQALSLGCFPRVKVVHTSTKHEGQVYIPEINYMFMIGSIIMCVAFKTTEKISQAYGIAVIGDMLITTWLVSLIMVVIWKKSIWQATIFLLVFGCIEAIYFSSQITKFMEGGYIPIVSSLFLTMIMGIWHYVHKERYMFELRNKVRSEYIGELAMDRDIRRVPGVGLLYSELVQGIPPIFPHLIACMSSIHSVIVFVSIKVIPISRVSLEERFLFCHLEPREYRMFRCVVRCGYKDKLEDALVFESQLIQNLKAFIHLDEPEVNFIDMAMQRGVMYMLGEAEVVALPNSSFLNKIVVNYAYTFLRKNFRQGNQLMAIPRKRLLKIGMTYEI
- the LOC107629489 gene encoding uncharacterized endoplasmic reticulum membrane protein C16E8.02 translates to MAMIDLEKHFAFYGAYHSNPVNIFIHMLFVWPILFTAQILLYFTPSLFSFSFSFFPPPLLLNYGFLFTAIYALFYASLDLKAGSLAALLTFLCWFASSFLANHLGFSLAWKIVLASQIFCWTGQFIGHGVFEKRAPALFDNLVQAFLMAPFFVLFEALQLSVGYEPYPGFQAKVKAKIEAERKQWQDKKQKKLS